One genomic segment of Helicobacter enhydrae includes these proteins:
- a CDS encoding primosomal protein N' — protein sequence MKYYLLAPIGLNTPSLTYSASAVVQEGRIVEIDIRNKSVMAVVLSEVQKPEFPCNEMNITEEFLLPHQIALAQFVTQYYCATLSQTYALFVPCQSQAPIQYPTTQPPTFQPILPLSQQQQGAFEFIQSRECALLFGATGSGKSEVYIHCLVDVLASGKTALLLIPEIGLTPQMHKRLEKVFGASMGVWHSKISKKHKQKLLNGIQDGTIRLVIGTRSALFLPLQSLGMIIVDEEHDDSYKSQQAPRYNARDLAIYLGNKIGAKVLLGSATPSLKTYYQMREKQGIYRLKKHFDTRVEILFLDEPTSLSARVCQSIEQEQREGRQIMIFTPTRANFKSLMCGDCGYSFACPFCSVSMSVHSRKNLLRCHYCHFTQALPISCPQCNGGHLHSHRIGTAQISQELQERFPSMQIGIFDRDHIKTQKKLEETLGQFERSEIDCLVGTQMLSKGHDYPNVGLVVIMGLDYVLHSADYKAKEKAMSLLFQIKGRCGRYKNGKVLIQTQNQGLFEQYLEDYEAFLQSELQYVRDLYPPFKKLATLTFVNANASKAQAQMHKVLEILKKLDDIEVVGGGRACIERIKGKYRFVILLRSDRSVALIRAISASLIYEKFEIDIDPLNIV from the coding sequence GTGAAATACTACCTTCTTGCTCCGATTGGTTTAAACACCCCGTCTTTGACTTATAGCGCATCTGCTGTGGTGCAAGAGGGGCGTATCGTAGAGATTGACATCAGAAACAAAAGTGTGATGGCTGTGGTGCTTAGTGAAGTGCAAAAGCCAGAATTTCCGTGCAACGAGATGAATATCACAGAGGAATTTTTGCTCCCTCATCAGATCGCATTGGCTCAATTTGTCACACAATATTATTGTGCCACCCTGTCTCAAACTTATGCCCTGTTTGTGCCTTGTCAATCTCAAGCCCCTATCCAATATCCCACAACCCAACCCCCCACATTTCAACCCATCTTGCCACTCTCTCAACAGCAACAAGGGGCTTTTGAGTTTATTCAGTCTAGAGAGTGTGCTTTGCTTTTTGGTGCCACAGGAAGTGGCAAAAGCGAAGTGTATATCCATTGTCTGGTTGATGTGTTAGCCTCTGGTAAAACTGCATTGCTTTTGATTCCTGAGATTGGTCTCACTCCGCAAATGCACAAGCGTTTGGAGAAAGTGTTTGGGGCGAGTATGGGTGTGTGGCATTCCAAAATCTCCAAAAAACACAAACAAAAGCTTCTCAATGGAATCCAAGATGGCACAATCCGCCTTGTGATAGGCACACGCAGTGCTTTGTTTCTACCTTTGCAATCTTTGGGGATGATCATCGTGGATGAAGAGCACGATGATTCTTATAAATCCCAACAGGCACCACGATACAATGCGCGTGATTTGGCAATCTATCTTGGCAACAAGATAGGTGCCAAAGTGCTTTTGGGTTCAGCCACTCCAAGCCTCAAAACCTACTACCAAATGCGAGAAAAGCAGGGGATTTATCGACTTAAAAAGCATTTTGATACGCGCGTGGAAATATTGTTTCTAGATGAGCCAACATCATTGAGCGCAAGGGTTTGCCAATCCATTGAGCAAGAGCAGAGGGAGGGTAGGCAAATTATGATTTTCACCCCCACTAGAGCGAATTTCAAAAGCTTGATGTGTGGAGATTGCGGGTATAGTTTTGCCTGTCCTTTTTGTAGTGTTTCAATGAGTGTGCATTCTCGCAAAAATCTATTGCGTTGCCATTATTGCCATTTCACTCAAGCTTTGCCCATCTCTTGCCCACAATGCAATGGAGGGCATCTGCACTCTCATCGCATCGGGACTGCACAGATCTCACAAGAACTGCAAGAGCGGTTTCCCTCGATGCAAATTGGTATCTTTGATCGCGATCACATCAAAACGCAAAAAAAACTAGAAGAAACGCTAGGGCAGTTTGAGCGATCAGAAATAGATTGTTTGGTTGGCACACAAATGCTCAGCAAGGGGCACGATTATCCCAATGTCGGCTTGGTGGTGATTATGGGTTTGGATTATGTGTTGCATTCAGCCGATTACAAAGCCAAAGAAAAAGCAATGTCCCTGCTTTTCCAAATCAAAGGGAGGTGTGGGAGGTATAAGAATGGAAAAGTGCTGATACAGACGCAAAATCAAGGGCTATTTGAGCAATACTTGGAGGATTATGAGGCATTTTTGCAATCAGAGCTTCAGTATGTGCGTGATTTGTATCCGCCTTTCAAAAAACTCGCCACTCTGACTTTTGTCAATGCAAATGCCAGTAAAGCTCAAGCACAAATGCACAAAGTTTTGGAGATTTTGAAAAAGTTGGATGACATAGAGGTCGTTGGCGGGGGTCGTGCCTGTATCGAGCGTATCAAGGGCAAATATCGCTTTGTGATTTTGTTGCGTTCAGATAGAAGTGTGGCTTTGATTCGTGCAATCTCAGCATCACTCATCTATGAAAAATTTGAAATCGATATAGATCCATTGAATATTGTGTAG
- a CDS encoding L-serine ammonia-lyase, producing the protein MSDESNLSIFKIGVGPSSSHTVGPMLACNLFGEALEGEIDKVSRVLVDLYGSLSLTGKGHLSDLACIIGLNGVRAKSLTSQSKETILELALTKHTIKLAGRREIGFVYERDVLFHQEFLPLHENGMRLSAFDQNGTLIISQVYYSVGGGFVATEEELKNPVAKTSNPNLELRFSNAKELIALCEKYQKTIPEISMEYEKQFHSEEQIIAYCLEIWEAMQESYHNGCHPRNNLLPGSLKLKRRAPELLKLQGGKNDTFAFIDSLSLFAIAIAEENGAGGKVVTAPTNGACAVVPAVLLYLQEQMQEKFDEKMVVDFLLTAMVIGSLYRKNASISGAEAGCQAEIGSASSMAAGAMAWAMGGNTLQICSAAEIAMEHHLGLTCDPVAGLVQIPCIERNAFGAIKAVSSARMALSRQSDPVVGLDEVIETMYQTGRDMDLKYKETSLGGLARTIGKTYC; encoded by the coding sequence ATGAGTGATGAGAGTAATTTAAGTATTTTTAAAATCGGGGTTGGACCATCCAGTTCCCACACTGTTGGTCCGATGTTGGCGTGTAATTTGTTTGGCGAGGCATTGGAGGGGGAGATTGACAAGGTGTCTCGCGTTTTGGTTGATTTATATGGCTCGTTGTCCTTGACGGGCAAGGGGCATTTGAGCGATTTGGCTTGTATTATCGGGCTAAATGGCGTGAGAGCCAAATCTCTGACTTCACAATCCAAAGAAACAATACTTGAACTTGCATTGACAAAACATACTATCAAACTTGCAGGACGCAGGGAGATCGGCTTTGTTTATGAAAGAGATGTGTTGTTTCATCAAGAGTTTTTACCATTGCACGAAAACGGAATGCGTCTTAGTGCGTTTGATCAAAACGGCACTCTCATCATCTCTCAAGTTTATTATTCTGTCGGAGGCGGTTTTGTAGCGACTGAAGAAGAGCTCAAAAATCCTGTTGCAAAAACTAGCAATCCGAATCTGGAGCTACGATTTTCCAATGCCAAAGAATTGATCGCTCTGTGTGAAAAATACCAAAAAACCATTCCAGAAATTTCGATGGAATACGAAAAACAATTTCACTCAGAGGAGCAAATCATCGCTTATTGCCTAGAGATTTGGGAGGCGATGCAAGAATCTTATCATAATGGTTGCCACCCTAGAAATAATCTCTTGCCGGGTTCTTTGAAGCTCAAAAGACGCGCTCCAGAGTTGTTGAAGCTTCAAGGGGGTAAAAATGATACTTTTGCTTTTATTGATTCTTTGTCTTTGTTTGCGATTGCGATTGCCGAAGAAAATGGTGCAGGTGGCAAGGTTGTCACTGCTCCTACCAATGGGGCTTGTGCCGTTGTCCCTGCGGTTTTGCTCTACCTACAAGAACAAATGCAAGAGAAATTTGATGAAAAAATGGTGGTGGATTTTTTGCTCACAGCAATGGTGATTGGCTCCCTCTATCGGAAGAATGCTTCTATCAGTGGAGCAGAGGCAGGTTGCCAAGCTGAAATCGGATCGGCAAGTTCAATGGCTGCAGGTGCGATGGCTTGGGCGATGGGTGGGAATACTTTGCAGATTTGCAGTGCAGCTGAAATTGCTATGGAGCATCATTTGGGATTGACTTGCGATCCTGTGGCGGGTCTTGTGCAAATCCCCTGTATCGAGCGTAATGCGTTTGGAGCAATCAAAGCTGTGAGTTCTGCAAGAATGGCTTTGAGTCGTCAAAGCGATCCTGTCGTGGGGTTGGATGAAGTCATTGAGACAATGTATCAGACAGGAAGAGATATGGATCTCAAATACAAAGAAACTTCTTTGGGTGGTTTGGCGAGAACGATTGGCAAAACTTATTGTTGA
- the acpS gene encoding holo-ACP synthase, with product MIGIDVVGIERIRKVCERFPQKFVPYFLSEAEQKLCQSGGVWNHQRIAGFWAIKEAVSKALGVGISQELGFLDICITKDARGRPIVCLTEEKCKAFAISRIDVSVTHDCGVSIAVAHIF from the coding sequence ATGATAGGAATTGATGTCGTTGGCATTGAACGCATTAGGAAGGTGTGCGAACGCTTCCCTCAGAAGTTTGTCCCATATTTTTTGTCTGAAGCAGAGCAAAAGCTTTGCCAAAGTGGAGGTGTGTGGAATCATCAACGCATAGCGGGGTTTTGGGCGATCAAAGAGGCGGTGTCCAAGGCTTTGGGGGTGGGTATCTCCCAAGAATTGGGATTTTTGGATATTTGTATTACCAAAGACGCGAGAGGAAGACCTATCGTCTGTCTAACAGAAGAGAAATGCAAGGCTTTTGCTATCTCCCGTATCGATGTGAGCGTGACCCACGATTGTGGTGTGAGTATCGCAGTGGCTCATATTTTCTAG
- a CDS encoding GatB/YqeY domain-containing protein: MSAIKEKMALDLKEAMKNGEHFKRDVLRLLNASLKQVEVDERIVLDDDRVIGILKSALKQREDSLEAYISAGREDLADHERGEIDVILSYLPRQLEDHELKQEVVSIIQEVGASGIKDLGKVMAAAKRLAQVADGKRISAFAKELLS, from the coding sequence ATGAGTGCGATCAAAGAAAAAATGGCGTTAGATTTGAAAGAAGCGATGAAAAATGGCGAACATTTCAAGCGTGATGTGTTGCGACTTCTCAATGCTTCGCTCAAGCAAGTGGAGGTCGATGAACGCATCGTGCTTGATGATGATAGGGTGATTGGCATTTTGAAAAGTGCATTGAAACAAAGAGAGGATTCTCTAGAAGCTTATATTTCTGCAGGTCGTGAGGATTTGGCAGACCATGAACGCGGAGAAATTGATGTGATTTTGTCGTATTTGCCTAGACAGCTTGAAGATCACGAACTTAAGCAAGAAGTGGTAAGTATTATCCAAGAAGTTGGAGCCAGTGGCATCAAGGATTTGGGCAAAGTAATGGCTGCTGCCAAAAGGTTGGCACAAGTTGCTGATGGCAAGAGAATCAGTGCATTTGCTAAAGAGCTTTTGAGCTGA
- the flgH gene encoding flagellar basal body L-ring protein FlgH produces MQLALYPSNSILKGYILKKIFLTLIAFGSLWAVEPDIDFAPPEYVENMPEKEFIPEFNKAGSLFGQGDRPLFSDRRAMRPDDLITILINENSESSFSTNKTFNGASGGNVTPPILSYNGNDEAQKEAVEYLNNQSNFNLQKSNDTSNFQGGGKQNRSQSTKLTLTARVIKVLENGNYFIYGNKEILVDGEKQIMKVSGVIRPYDISRDNSIDSKYIADARIEFKSVGAISQTTTQKQATQAINDTYPF; encoded by the coding sequence ATGCAACTTGCTTTATATCCCTCAAATTCAATTTTGAAAGGATATATATTGAAAAAAATATTTTTGACACTCATTGCCTTTGGTAGCCTATGGGCAGTTGAGCCTGATATTGATTTTGCTCCACCAGAGTATGTAGAAAACATGCCAGAAAAAGAATTCATCCCAGAGTTCAACAAAGCAGGAAGTTTGTTTGGGCAGGGGGATCGTCCGCTTTTTTCAGATAGGCGTGCGATGCGTCCTGATGATCTCATCACGATTCTAATCAATGAGAATTCAGAATCATCATTTAGCACCAACAAAACTTTCAACGGGGCTTCCGGTGGAAATGTCACCCCTCCTATTCTTTCTTATAATGGCAATGATGAGGCACAAAAAGAGGCTGTAGAATATCTCAACAATCAATCCAACTTCAACCTCCAAAAATCCAACGACACTTCCAATTTTCAAGGTGGAGGGAAACAAAACAGAAGCCAAAGCACCAAACTCACACTCACAGCCAGAGTGATTAAGGTGCTAGAAAATGGAAACTATTTCATTTATGGCAACAAAGAAATTTTGGTTGATGGAGAAAAGCAGATTATGAAAGTTAGTGGAGTGATTCGACCCTATGACATTTCGCGTGATAATTCCATTGATTCTAAATATATTGCCGATGCTCGTATAGAATTTAAGAGTGTCGGTGCAATCAGCCAAACTACAACACAAAAGCAAGCCACACAAGCCATCAATGATACATACCCATTCTAA
- a CDS encoding flagellar basal body-associated FliL family protein, with the protein MAEEEEVKSNKGGKGLIIAIAGIVVLLVIVIAIVVVLLLGGGEEKSQEGVQEAPQEMQKSRKSQAMKSDLAKPGPIFAIPQPFIANLMGDNGRRYIKTSISLELSVPEMQKEITAKLPIIQDTINKILSSKTFLEISSPKGKLKLQEEIAQEINAYMSDGYIKSVFFTEFVIQ; encoded by the coding sequence ATGGCTGAAGAAGAAGAGGTAAAAAGCAATAAAGGTGGCAAGGGGCTGATTATCGCGATCGCAGGGATTGTTGTTTTGCTTGTGATTGTTATTGCGATTGTTGTTGTTTTGTTGCTTGGTGGAGGTGAGGAGAAAAGCCAAGAGGGTGTGCAAGAAGCTCCGCAAGAAATGCAAAAATCTCGCAAATCTCAAGCGATGAAGTCAGATTTGGCAAAGCCCGGTCCAATTTTTGCAATCCCACAGCCATTTATTGCAAACCTTATGGGTGACAATGGGCGTAGATATATCAAAACTTCTATTTCCCTTGAGCTTAGTGTGCCAGAGATGCAAAAAGAAATCACAGCAAAACTTCCGATTATCCAAGATACAATCAACAAGATTTTGTCCTCCAAAACTTTTTTGGAGATTTCATCACCCAAAGGCAAACTCAAGCTACAAGAAGAGATTGCTCAAGAAATCAATGCCTATATGTCTGATGGCTACATCAAGAGTGTGTTTTTCACAGAGTTTGTGATTCAATGA
- the pseF gene encoding pseudaminic acid cytidylyltransferase — MQSAKLQHKSKPHKPSMIHTHSKKYAIIPARGGSKRIPQKNICDFLGKPLIAHSILKAIQSRLFDAVIVSTDCPQISQIAEQYGASVPFKREASLSDDHTPTLSVIIDAIRKCDIHPQSIICCIYPTAPLLQISTLQQAFKSIKHTKGYVFCATQYDFNPMRAFLLQDSQPTMLYPQHQHTRSQDLAPVFHDAGQFYLAKAQTFLDHTPIFSQDSYAIVLPSHQVQDIDTLEDLEIAKLKYKVLFGEN, encoded by the coding sequence GTGCAATCAGCCAAACTACAACACAAAAGCAAGCCACACAAGCCATCAATGATACATACCCATTCTAAAAAATACGCCATCATCCCCGCAAGGGGTGGAAGCAAACGCATTCCACAAAAAAATATCTGTGATTTTTTAGGCAAACCTCTCATTGCTCACTCTATTTTGAAAGCAATCCAAAGTCGCTTATTTGATGCCGTGATTGTTAGCACAGACTGCCCTCAAATCTCTCAAATCGCAGAACAATACGGCGCGAGTGTTCCATTCAAACGGGAAGCCTCACTCAGCGATGACCACACCCCCACCCTATCAGTCATTATTGATGCGATCCGCAAATGTGATATACACCCACAATCCATCATTTGCTGTATCTATCCCACCGCTCCACTCCTACAAATCTCTACACTCCAACAAGCCTTCAAATCAATCAAGCACACCAAGGGCTATGTTTTTTGTGCGACACAATACGACTTCAACCCAATGCGCGCATTTTTGTTGCAAGATTCACAACCCACAATGCTCTACCCACAGCACCAACACACAAGAAGTCAAGATCTCGCCCCAGTATTCCACGATGCAGGGCAATTCTATCTCGCAAAAGCCCAAACCTTTCTTGATCATACTCCGATTTTTAGCCAAGATAGTTACGCCATCGTGCTCCCAAGCCATCAAGTGCAAGACATTGATACTTTGGAGGATTTGGAAATTGCAAAATTAAAATACAAGGTGCTATTTGGTGAAAATTGA
- a CDS encoding DedA family protein, which produces MQDTLSNLETYGYILLFFSTFGGGIIPLICASVLAGIGKLDLFLCIVVAICGNFVGSLLLVYLARFQKKEFGAYFHKHRRKIAIAHIWLKRYGIWLFFINKFIYGFKTILPLAVGLSKYPIKVFGFFNLLAAILWAVCIGMLGYFTSHFIINLFEEWQEYSYLFPVLFVVVVLAIYQILKIKTKKLHSKNQSRKN; this is translated from the coding sequence ATGCAAGACACTTTGAGCAATCTTGAAACTTATGGCTATATCCTTTTGTTTTTTTCCACATTTGGTGGAGGAATAATCCCTCTCATCTGTGCTTCAGTATTGGCTGGTATAGGCAAACTCGATCTGTTTTTGTGTATTGTTGTTGCAATATGTGGCAATTTTGTCGGAAGTTTATTGCTTGTTTATCTTGCACGATTCCAAAAAAAGGAGTTCGGAGCTTATTTCCACAAACATCGGCGTAAAATCGCCATTGCCCATATTTGGCTCAAGCGTTATGGAATCTGGCTCTTTTTCATCAACAAATTCATCTATGGATTCAAGACGATTCTACCTCTTGCGGTGGGGTTAAGCAAATATCCCATCAAAGTGTTTGGATTTTTCAATCTACTTGCTGCGATACTTTGGGCGGTTTGTATCGGAATGCTTGGGTATTTCACCTCACACTTCATCATCAATCTCTTTGAAGAATGGCAAGAGTATTCTTACTTATTTCCAGTGCTTTTTGTTGTTGTCGTTTTGGCGATTTATCAAATCCTCAAGATCAAAACCAAAAAGTTGCATTCCAAAAATCAAAGTCGCAAAAACTAG
- a CDS encoding aromatic amino acid transport family protein yields the protein MQKNLTWTKFDTRWMLSLFGTAVGAGILFLPIRAGTGGFWPIVIMALLVFPMTWLSHRGLSRFVCASTAAEKDITQAAEEHFGRGVSLLITILYFFAIYPICLAYGVGITNTMDSFLVNQMGFGHPNRIVLATIMVSAMMFVMTLSEERITKACEMLVYPLCLVLFAFSVYLIPEWKLGLLKEVPSFKNFAGVIWLTLPVLVFSFNHSPAISTFSVAMRREYGDLAPYKASQVLFRTSGMLLFFVMFFVVSCIMCLDAQDFQAAREANIPILSYFANKLNNPVISYGAPVVAFLAIVSSFFGHYFGAREGLNGILRKAIKMAGNENPNLKAISLFTSVFMYVTIIIVAYINPSILGFIEDLGGPVIAVILFLMPVYAVYRIKSMDKWKNPALDAFVVITGSLAISSIVAKFFL from the coding sequence ATGCAAAAGAACTTGACTTGGACAAAGTTTGACACAAGGTGGATGTTGTCCTTATTTGGCACTGCAGTGGGTGCAGGAATCTTGTTTTTGCCCATTCGTGCTGGGACAGGAGGGTTTTGGCCTATTGTGATAATGGCATTGCTTGTTTTTCCGATGACTTGGCTTAGCCATCGTGGGCTTAGTCGTTTTGTGTGTGCTTCGACTGCTGCAGAAAAAGACATCACACAAGCTGCAGAAGAGCATTTCGGGCGTGGAGTGAGCTTGTTGATCACTATTTTGTATTTCTTTGCGATTTATCCGATTTGTTTGGCTTATGGGGTAGGGATTACCAACACAATGGATAGCTTTTTGGTCAATCAAATGGGCTTTGGGCATCCAAATCGCATCGTACTTGCGACAATTATGGTGAGTGCGATGATGTTTGTGATGACATTGAGCGAAGAGCGTATCACAAAGGCTTGTGAAATGTTGGTTTATCCTCTTTGCTTGGTTTTGTTTGCTTTTTCAGTCTATTTGATTCCTGAGTGGAAACTTGGATTGCTAAAAGAAGTGCCAAGTTTCAAGAACTTTGCAGGTGTGATTTGGCTCACTTTGCCTGTTCTTGTGTTTTCTTTCAATCATTCTCCTGCAATTTCTACATTTTCTGTTGCAATGCGTAGAGAATATGGAGATTTGGCACCTTACAAAGCATCTCAAGTGCTGTTTAGGACTTCAGGAATGTTGCTTTTCTTTGTGATGTTTTTTGTGGTGAGCTGTATTATGTGTCTTGATGCACAAGATTTCCAAGCAGCAAGAGAGGCAAATATCCCCATTTTGTCTTATTTTGCCAACAAATTAAACAATCCTGTGATTTCTTATGGTGCCCCTGTTGTGGCATTTTTGGCGATTGTTAGCTCATTCTTTGGGCATTATTTTGGTGCGAGAGAGGGCTTAAATGGGATTTTGCGCAAAGCGATCAAAATGGCTGGTAATGAAAATCCAAACCTCAAAGCGATTAGCCTATTTACGAGTGTCTTTATGTATGTCACGATCATCATCGTCGCATATATCAATCCTAGTATTTTGGGCTTTATTGAAGATTTGGGCGGACCTGTGATTGCTGTGATTCTCTTTTTGATGCCTGTGTATGCAGTCTATCGTATCAAATCTATGGACAAATGGAAAAATCCCGCCCTTGATGCATTTGTCGTGATCACAGGATCGCTTGCAATCTCTAGCATTGTTGCGAAGTTTTTTCTGTGA
- a CDS encoding HugZ family heme oxygenase, which translates to MDFSSIIKHMNDHHQAEMIGLCKKFGNAKEVQKVELESVDFGGLDLVYDGQKLRVEFPQKADAQTIKQAIIDLCTSVPQTLEFDKVKQEIAEFKQEFGSCILATLTKEGFPLSSYSPLIQMEGKNYIYISATAEHFDNIKTNPDKIEVMFLEDECKAKSIIVRKRLRYKAQARFVERGCEEFEKALDHLESSMGGSGGIKTIRNFSDFYLIELSFGSGRFVKGFGQAYILKENGEVEHIGITGNPHGNPHGNPNGNPHQPDLKPQQ; encoded by the coding sequence ATGGATTTTTCAAGCATTATTAAACATATGAACGATCATCATCAAGCAGAGATGATTGGGCTTTGCAAAAAGTTTGGCAATGCCAAAGAGGTGCAAAAAGTGGAGCTAGAGAGCGTGGATTTTGGGGGGTTGGATCTTGTCTATGATGGGCAGAAGCTCAGAGTGGAGTTCCCTCAAAAAGCCGACGCTCAAACAATCAAACAAGCAATCATTGATCTTTGCACAAGCGTGCCTCAAACTCTTGAGTTTGACAAGGTGAAGCAAGAAATCGCAGAGTTCAAACAAGAGTTTGGCTCTTGCATACTTGCAACCCTTACAAAAGAGGGCTTCCCCCTCAGCTCATATTCTCCGCTCATTCAAATGGAGGGCAAAAACTACATTTACATCAGTGCGACTGCAGAGCATTTTGACAACATCAAAACCAATCCCGATAAAATCGAGGTGATGTTTCTAGAAGATGAATGCAAGGCAAAATCTATCATCGTGAGAAAAAGACTCCGCTACAAAGCACAAGCAAGGTTTGTCGAGCGTGGTTGCGAGGAGTTTGAAAAAGCCCTAGATCATCTTGAATCTAGTATGGGTGGAAGTGGTGGTATCAAAACCATTCGCAATTTTAGTGATTTTTATCTGATTGAGCTTTCCTTTGGGAGTGGGCGTTTTGTCAAAGGATTTGGTCAAGCCTACATTCTTAAAGAAAATGGGGAAGTCGAGCATATCGGTATCACAGGCAATCCACACGGAAACCCACACGGCAATCCTAATGGCAACCCACACCAACCTGATCTAAAGCCTCAACAATGA
- the rsmD gene encoding 16S rRNA (guanine(966)-N(2))-methyltransferase RsmD — translation MIKGQKTLKILAGRFKGLCLEMLDRATTRPSKSILKESLFNVLQTDIEGAVLIEGFGGSGSIGLEAMSRGAKEAIFVEKDPDAYKVLKHNLAKLHQKDESLQMRCILGDTFEVLPTLLETLNGASVLYLDPPFAIREGMEGIYDACFKLVEAIKNPLVFLIVFEHFATQEMPQRLGRFALHKQKRFGKSALSYYVVS, via the coding sequence ATGATCAAAGGTCAAAAAACGCTCAAAATCCTTGCGGGGCGTTTCAAAGGGCTGTGTCTGGAAATGCTAGATCGTGCGACAACACGCCCTAGCAAATCAATCCTCAAAGAATCATTATTCAATGTGCTGCAAACTGATATTGAGGGGGCTGTGCTGATTGAGGGCTTTGGGGGGAGTGGCTCTATCGGGCTTGAAGCGATGAGTCGTGGAGCCAAAGAAGCGATTTTTGTAGAAAAAGATCCTGATGCTTACAAAGTGCTAAAGCACAATCTTGCAAAATTGCACCAAAAAGATGAGAGTTTGCAAATGCGGTGCATTTTGGGCGATACTTTTGAGGTTTTGCCGACATTGCTAGAAACGCTAAATGGGGCAAGTGTTTTGTATTTGGATCCACCTTTTGCGATCAGAGAGGGGATGGAGGGGATTTATGATGCCTGTTTCAAACTTGTAGAGGCAATCAAAAATCCTTTGGTTTTTTTGATTGTTTTTGAGCATTTTGCAACGCAGGAGATGCCCCAAAGGCTCGGGCGTTTTGCTTTGCACAAGCAAAAGAGATTTGGCAAAAGTGCATTGAGTTATTATGTCGTTTCTTAA